The window GGGAGTTTCGTCAGGTCGGGGTGGTTCCAGGTGTGGTTGCCGATCTGGTGGCCCTCCGCGTCGGCGCGCACGAGCATCCCGCGATTCTGCTCGACCCGGTAGCCCTGCACGAAGAAGGTTGCCGCTGCTCGGCGCTCGGCGAGGGCATCCAGCACCGCGCCGGTGTGCTGGCCGGGGCCGTCGTCGAAGGTGACGGCGACGCAGGCGAAGACCGTGCAGTCGACGGTCTCGTCGCCGCGCGGGCTCGCGGCGGGCAGGCTGAGCGGGGCGCCCGAGGTGAGGGCCGCCTGCACCTGGCGGCCCTGCTCGCTGAGCAACGGGGTGGCGAGGGCGGCAGGCACGGAGACGACGTGCGGCCGGCCGATCTCGGCGCTGGCCGCGGCGAGGGCGTCGAGCTCGGGCACCGTGAAGCCGGCCGCGACCCGCACGGTGAGGGAGCCGTCGGCGCCGAGAGCGAGGTGCGAGAAGAGGTCGCGCAGCTGATCGGGCGCGAAGTCGTCGGCGCTCTGCACCATCTCGGGCCGCATCGCCCCCGCTTCGATCTTCAGTGCCTGCACGGTGTCGCGGAGCAGCTGACGGAGCCCGTCGTCACTGAGGAACGCCTCGCTCGTCACCGTGAACGCGCCCGAGGTCTCCGCGAAGTAGACCGTCGTCTCGTCGGACGTGACCTGCCCGGCGGTCGACGTCAGGATGCGCAGCGCCTGGGCGATCACCGTGCCCGCGCCGGCGACGACCTCGCAGGTGATCGTGAGCGTCGGCGCCCCCGCCTGCGCCGGCGGAGTGAAGGCCGGGTCGGCCAGCAGCTCGGCGGCCGGGCGCGACGTCGATCCGGCGACGCAGCCCCGCGCCTCGGGCGGAAGTCCGGGTGCATCGGCGGCCGGCACCCAGGCGACGCCCGTCGCCGCCGCGTGCTCGGTGACGGCGCCCAGCACGCGCTCGCGCAGCATCGCCGTGAAGCCGGCGTCGCCCGGGATCTCGGCCCACCGAACTGCCACCGGCGAGGCCGGGTCGGCACTGTAGAGCAGGCGGGTGTCGAGGCCGGTGGCGGTCTGGGGCGCGGCGGGCGAGGTTCCGGATGCGGTGGTCGCCCCGTCGTCGACGCTCACGTCCACCACGGCCGGCTGGGCCTCCCGCGGCACCCACGGCCCGGACGCCGGCGGCACGCTCGCGCACCCCGCCAGCACTCCCGCCGACGCCACCATCAGGACGGCGGCCGTGACGCCCGCGCTCGCCCGCCGCCTCACCGCTCATCCCGTCCGCCGCGAGCCGCCGGAATGCTGCCGTCGGGCGTCGGGGTTCCGCTCGGCCTGCGGGTGACGGCGGCGGTCGCGGCGAGGTCGGCGGTCACCGTGCGGTAGCGGGCGGCATCGGCGGTCGCCACCGTGGCGACGAGGGCGAGCGCCGGCGCCCCGGCGGGCGGGTGCGGCGGAACAACGAGCGCGACCGTCGTGGTGCGACCGCCGTGGACGACGTCGGCGTAGCTCACGGTCGCACCGCTCACCAGCGTCTCGTGGCTCCACTCGGCGGTCACTCCTGCCGCGCCGGACGAGCCGGTTCCGGTGGACGCAGCATCCGTCGACGTCGCGCCGCCGGTGCGGGCGAGCAGGGCGCCGAGCGCCTCCGGGTCGAGCGCGACGGGCGAGGTGGGGGCTGCGGCGTCGGACGGCCGAGCGGCGGGCTCGAGCGTGAGCACGAGGCGGTAGGCGTCGTCGGGGGAGACGAGGGTCTGAGCATCCGCCGGCAGGAAGGGGCCGACGCCGAGCAGCAGCCAGCCCTCGCCGAGCGTCACGGTGGCGGACGTCGCGGCGTCGTGCACCGTCACTGCGGCGTCGGACGCCGTGAGCCGTTCGCGCGGAGTGCCGGCCAGCACGGGCGGGAGCAGCCAGACGGCGAGCGCCGCGCCGGCGCCGAGCAGGAGCGCCAGCACGCCGCCGATCACGGCGACCACGCGGCCGGGCGAGCGGCGGTGCTCGAGGAGCTCTCTGCTGGACATCCGACCGTTCCCGGGTTCGTGGTTCGACGGCGGCGCGGGGCCACGGTGCCGGGACGCGCACCCGGCACGGCCGCCCGAGGCCGGCGTGTGCCGCATCCGCCCCCAGGGTAGGGGAGACGGGTGTCGAGCAGACGGCGGCGCGACGCACCGCACCCGAACTGGGGGTCGGGCATCCCCGCCGCTCGGGCCGCGCCTCTGCCAGCATGAGGGCACGCCGGGGCGCCGTGAGCGGCTCGCCGTACGACCGGTCGGAGGACCCATGACGCTCGCCCCGCACCGCTCCCCTCGTGCCGCCCTGCGTTGGGCGTCGGTCGTGTCGGGTCTGGCTCTGCTGCTGGCGGTCTCCGGATGCACGGCGGCAGCCTCCTCGGATGCCGCCGCATCATCCGCCCCGGCCACACCGGCGGCCACCGCTCCGGTCGACGCGACCCCGACCCCCGCGCCTCCCGCGACCGACGCGCCGATCGTCGTGGAGGAGCTCGGCAAGGGCGAGCAGGACGCCGCCGTGGACGTGGAGGTCGCCGGCCCGACCCAGGTGGCGTTCCGGCGGATCACGATCAAGCCGGGCGCCGGCACCGGCGAGCACTGCCACGCCGGCCAGCTCGTCGCCGTGGTGGAGCAGGGCGAGCTCACCCACTACGCGCCGATCTACCCGGGCGGGGTGCACGTGTACGAGACGGGTGACTCGATCGTGGAGGGCGAGGGCTACGTGCACGAGGGGATCAACGAGGGCACCGAGGACGTGGTGCTGCTCGTGACCTACGTGATCGCCGAGGGGCAGCCGCTCGCGCAGACCGACCTCACCCAGTGCGACCCCCTGGCGACGCCGCTCCCCACCCCCTGACCTCACCCGGGTAGCACCGCTCCTCCCGACCGACCCGCCTCGCTGACCCCCGCTGCCGCCCGGCCTGCCGCTGCCCGTCGAGTCTGCCGCGCGATTCGCCGTGGCGCGCGCGCAGGCGCGGTGACGGGTCTCC of the Herbiconiux flava genome contains:
- a CDS encoding polysaccharide deacetylase family protein, with amino-acid sequence MRRRASAGVTAAVLMVASAGVLAGCASVPPASGPWVPREAQPAVVDVSVDDGATTASGTSPAAPQTATGLDTRLLYSADPASPVAVRWAEIPGDAGFTAMLRERVLGAVTEHAAATGVAWVPAADAPGLPPEARGCVAGSTSRPAAELLADPAFTPPAQAGAPTLTITCEVVAGAGTVIAQALRILTSTAGQVTSDETTVYFAETSGAFTVTSEAFLSDDGLRQLLRDTVQALKIEAGAMRPEMVQSADDFAPDQLRDLFSHLALGADGSLTVRVAAGFTVPELDALAAASAEIGRPHVVSVPAALATPLLSEQGRQVQAALTSGAPLSLPAASPRGDETVDCTVFACVAVTFDDGPGQHTGAVLDALAERRAAATFFVQGYRVEQNRGMLVRADAEGHQIGNHTWNHPDLTKLPDEEVKSQLERTSVLIKATIGASPTTFRPPYGAVDPRVLGDTALPAILWTVDTLDWQLPDDDVLLGRAVTGVDPGDIVLLHDVHENTARMTPAILDGLLGRGFTLVTLEQLLGGTPAPHTTTRAG
- a CDS encoding cupin domain-containing protein, with product MTLAPHRSPRAALRWASVVSGLALLLAVSGCTAAASSDAAASSAPATPAATAPVDATPTPAPPATDAPIVVEELGKGEQDAAVDVEVAGPTQVAFRRITIKPGAGTGEHCHAGQLVAVVEQGELTHYAPIYPGGVHVYETGDSIVEGEGYVHEGINEGTEDVVLLVTYVIAEGQPLAQTDLTQCDPLATPLPTP